A region from the Clostridium beijerinckii genome encodes:
- a CDS encoding methylated-DNA--[protein]-cysteine methyltransferase (Involved in the cellular defense against the biological effects of O6-methylguanine (O6-MeG) in DNA. Repairs alkylated guanine in DNA by stoichiometrically transferring the alkyl group at the O-6 position to a cysteine residue in the enzyme. This is a suicide reaction: the enzyme is irreversibly inactivated), translating to MKNIFYYNTKIGRIGIEENGTAITKLDFINKDMEEEIIEENETALLKKAINELNEYLDGNRSSFDLPLDPKGTEFQKKVWNALKEIPYGETRSYGEIAKIIGNEKAARAVGMANNKNPIAIIVPCHRVIGANGKLVGYAGGLDLKEKLLQLESMK from the coding sequence ATGAAAAATATATTTTATTACAACACTAAGATCGGAAGAATTGGTATAGAAGAGAATGGTACAGCTATTACAAAATTAGATTTTATAAATAAAGATATGGAAGAAGAAATAATAGAAGAAAATGAAACAGCATTATTAAAAAAAGCTATAAATGAGCTTAATGAGTATTTAGATGGAAATCGTAGTTCATTTGATTTACCATTAGACCCTAAGGGGACAGAATTTCAAAAGAAAGTATGGAATGCTCTAAAAGAAATTCCTTATGGTGAAACAAGAAGTTATGGCGAGATTGCAAAGATAATTGGAAATGAAAAGGCAGCAAGAGCTGTTGGAATGGCAAACAATAAAAATCCAATTGCTATTATAGTTCCTTGCCATAGAGTAATTGGAGCTAATGGTAAGCTAGTTGGTTACGCAGGTGGGCTTGATTTAAAGGAAAAACTTCTTCAATTAGAGAGCATGAAGTAG
- a CDS encoding AraC family transcriptional regulator, with translation MKEFTSCKESINNCIKNKYFSVAHLHTEEETMSIHIHDCYEIYYSISGGKQFLIDNKLYDINAGNLFVINPFESHYVSQINKMIHERIVISIHPDFLKSISTNKTDLSYCFTHRDENFSHKIELDKEQQNRFIYFINKITSTEGFGSDMIEYSSFIELMTYLTKAFVDNEDSLLSCYKYHNQIQEIIVYINDNVIENITIKNLAEHFFLSESYICRIFKLATGTTINKYITARRISIAKSMLSNGLSINDVYIQCGFNDYSNFLKSFKKAVGVSPKKYSTFSMN, from the coding sequence ATGAAGGAATTTACATCATGTAAAGAATCCATAAATAATTGTATAAAAAATAAATACTTTTCAGTTGCTCATTTACATACTGAAGAAGAAACCATGTCTATTCATATACATGATTGTTATGAAATTTATTATTCTATTTCTGGTGGTAAACAGTTTTTAATAGATAATAAATTATATGATATTAATGCTGGGAATTTATTTGTTATAAATCCGTTTGAGAGTCACTATGTTTCTCAAATAAATAAAATGATTCATGAGCGAATAGTAATTTCTATTCACCCTGACTTTTTAAAATCTATCTCTACTAATAAAACAGATTTAAGCTATTGTTTTACACATCGTGATGAAAATTTTAGTCATAAGATTGAACTTGATAAAGAACAGCAAAATAGATTTATATATTTCATAAATAAAATTACGAGCACTGAAGGTTTTGGTTCTGATATGATCGAGTATTCAAGTTTTATAGAATTGATGACCTATTTAACTAAAGCATTTGTAGATAATGAAGATTCATTGTTATCCTGTTATAAATATCACAATCAAATTCAAGAAATAATTGTCTATATCAACGACAATGTTATAGAAAACATTACTATTAAAAATTTAGCAGAACACTTTTTTTTAAGCGAATCATATATTTGTAGAATTTTTAAATTGGCTACTGGCACCACTATAAATAAATATATTACTGCAAGAAGAATATCCATAGCAAAATCTATGCTTTCAAATGGTTTAAGTATTAATGATGTCTATATTCAATGTGGATTTAATGATTATAGCAACTTTTTGAAGTCATTTAAAAAAGCTGTGGGAGTATCTCCTAAAAAGTATTCTACATTTAGCATGAATTAG
- a CDS encoding IclR family transcriptional regulator, producing the protein MSEDSNNLNLVQSVERALDILDCLAEYPKGCGIGELSKILGLSKSTIHRIITTLKYKKYVTQNKDNDKYQLDIKVLNLSTSMTNSMDLISIARPYIHDFANKVDEVIHLCIPDESYSNIIYVDKVSAENPNRNITMSSSIGKKAPIYCTASGKLLLSQYPDDKIRELLKNTEFVKYAENTITDINVLIDEIHDIRKNLYSLDNIECDTGVICIAVPIFDRTNKIIAATSLSSVTFFNNIESLLEYKNEFMNVANNISKVMGYIQSSLL; encoded by the coding sequence ATGTCTGAGGATTCAAATAATCTTAATTTAGTTCAGTCTGTAGAACGTGCATTAGACATACTTGATTGTTTAGCAGAATACCCAAAAGGTTGTGGAATTGGAGAATTATCAAAAATTTTAGGATTAAGTAAAAGCACAATACATAGAATTATCACAACTTTAAAATATAAAAAATATGTTACCCAAAACAAAGATAATGATAAATATCAACTTGATATAAAAGTACTTAATCTATCCACTTCTATGACAAACAGTATGGATTTAATAAGTATTGCTAGACCTTACATACATGACTTTGCAAATAAAGTTGATGAAGTTATACATCTTTGTATTCCTGACGAATCATATTCAAATATAATATACGTAGATAAAGTATCGGCTGAAAATCCTAATAGAAACATAACAATGTCTTCAAGCATAGGTAAAAAAGCACCAATTTACTGTACTGCCTCTGGTAAGTTATTATTATCTCAGTATCCTGATGATAAAATAAGAGAATTGTTAAAAAACACTGAATTTGTTAAATATGCCGAAAATACTATAACTGATATTAATGTACTTATAGATGAAATTCATGATATAAGAAAGAATTTATATTCACTCGATAACATTGAATGTGATACTGGCGTTATATGCATAGCTGTTCCTATTTTTGATAGAACTAATAAAATTATTGCGGCTACTAGCCTTTCCTCGGTAACTTTTTTTAATAATATAGAGAGTTTATTAGAGTACAAAAATGAGTTCATGAATGTTGCCAATAATATTAGTAAAGTTATGGGATATATTCAATCTAGTCTTTTGTAA
- a CDS encoding gluconate 5-dehydrogenase — protein sequence MDMIKNFSLEGKIALVTGAAYGIGFAIAKSYAEAGATIVFNDIKQELVDKGLKAYEEAGIKAYGYVCDVTDEPKVIELVEKIEKEVGVIDILVNNAGIIKRIPMLEMKAEEFRQVIDVDLTAPFIVAKAVIPGMIKKGHGKIINICSMMSELGRETVSAYAAAKGGLKMLTRNIASEYGEYNIQCNGLGPGYIETPQTAPIRTPGHPFNEFIIAKTPAARWGTPEDLAGPAIFLASDASDFVNGHILYVDGGILAYIGKQPQ from the coding sequence ATGGATATGATTAAAAATTTTTCATTAGAAGGTAAGATAGCATTAGTAACAGGAGCAGCATATGGTATTGGATTTGCGATTGCAAAGTCTTATGCAGAAGCAGGAGCGACAATAGTGTTTAATGATATTAAGCAAGAGTTAGTTGATAAGGGATTAAAAGCTTATGAAGAAGCTGGAATAAAGGCATATGGATATGTGTGTGATGTTACAGATGAACCAAAGGTAATTGAATTAGTTGAAAAAATAGAAAAAGAAGTTGGAGTAATTGATATTCTAGTAAATAATGCAGGAATAATTAAGCGTATCCCAATGCTTGAAATGAAAGCAGAGGAGTTTAGACAAGTTATAGATGTAGATTTAACGGCACCATTTATAGTAGCTAAAGCTGTAATACCTGGAATGATTAAAAAGGGACATGGAAAAATAATCAACATATGTTCTATGATGAGTGAACTTGGAAGAGAAACTGTTTCAGCTTATGCCGCTGCTAAAGGTGGGCTTAAGATGTTAACAAGAAATATTGCATCTGAATATGGTGAATATAATATCCAATGTAACGGACTTGGACCTGGATACATAGAAACACCACAAACTGCACCGATTAGAACACCAGGACATCCATTTAACGAATTTATAATAGCAAAGACTCCAGCTGCACGTTGGGGAACACCAGAAGATTTAGCTGGACCAGCTATATTCTTAGCTTCTGATGCATCAGATTTTGTAAATGGTCATATTTTATATGTAGATGGCGGAATCTTAGCTTATATTGGAAAACAACCACAATAA
- a CDS encoding DDE transposase — MRRITMFCKNDLQQTSLFEPINQMPKYLQDILNKSWAKAFKDHIFPRINEERFSVLYSNKASRTNSPINVILGLLIIKEIFQQTDEELIGSIHFDVRYQYALNTTNYETQPVSINTLTNFRNRLVEYEASTNEDLIKAEVEALSESIAKYLSVDNKKVRVDSLMVSSSCKKLSRIELVYSINSRLIKALNIINPPIISDELKPYLEKGHKNDTIYRTQDLKADSKLSILIEHSKILYNIALKAGDIVTSTEEFQLLNRVIQDQTTEDAAKNLVIKDSKDITSTSLQNPTDKDATYRKKYGGNVGYVVNIQESFNDKNSVITGYDLKQNIHSDSKFADDVIANLASQNKNSNCKLLVDGAYYEQEKAKNALKQGIEMIPSQLVGRKVSTDKLSYSKFIVDDEKNVISCCPNGVEPVESYYSSKSYTAKFDSSTCEKCPLNSQCPKKISKKFNTIRVSEKAYNTATQREKMHESEYIKLANKRAGIEGIPSVLRRRYKIDTMPIRGLLRSKLWVGFKIAAYNFKKLLKQFLESGIECFLNIIACIVAVIINCFKLYFLEFEAKLSN, encoded by the coding sequence ATGAGGAGAATTACTATGTTTTGCAAAAATGACCTTCAACAAACTTCATTATTTGAACCAATCAACCAAATGCCAAAATACCTTCAAGATATTTTAAATAAAAGTTGGGCTAAGGCATTTAAGGATCATATTTTTCCGCGAATAAATGAGGAGCGTTTTTCGGTTTTATATAGCAATAAAGCCTCAAGGACTAATTCACCTATTAATGTTATTCTTGGCTTACTAATTATAAAAGAAATATTTCAGCAGACTGATGAAGAGCTTATCGGCTCTATTCATTTCGATGTAAGATATCAATATGCTTTAAATACAACTAATTATGAAACACAACCAGTATCTATAAATACTCTAACAAATTTTAGAAACAGACTTGTTGAATATGAAGCGTCAACTAATGAAGACTTAATAAAAGCTGAAGTTGAAGCTTTATCCGAAAGCATTGCTAAGTATTTATCTGTTGATAATAAAAAAGTTAGAGTGGATTCGTTAATGGTTAGTTCATCATGCAAAAAATTAAGTAGAATTGAGCTAGTATATTCTATAAATAGCAGACTTATTAAAGCTCTAAATATAATAAATCCACCTATTATAAGTGATGAACTAAAACCGTACCTTGAAAAGGGGCATAAAAATGACACTATATATAGAACTCAAGATTTAAAGGCTGATTCAAAACTTTCAATTTTAATCGAACATTCTAAAATTCTATACAATATCGCTCTGAAAGCTGGAGATATAGTTACTTCAACAGAAGAGTTTCAACTTTTAAATAGAGTTATTCAGGACCAAACTACAGAAGATGCTGCAAAAAATTTAGTTATTAAAGATTCAAAAGATATAACTTCAACTAGTTTACAAAATCCAACTGACAAAGATGCAACCTACAGAAAAAAATATGGTGGTAACGTTGGTTATGTTGTTAATATACAAGAATCATTTAATGATAAAAACAGTGTTATAACAGGCTATGACCTTAAGCAAAATATTCACAGCGATTCAAAATTTGCTGATGATGTTATTGCTAATTTAGCTTCACAAAATAAAAATTCAAACTGTAAACTACTAGTTGATGGTGCTTACTATGAACAAGAAAAAGCCAAAAATGCTTTAAAACAAGGAATTGAAATGATTCCAAGTCAACTAGTTGGCAGAAAAGTATCTACTGATAAACTGAGTTATTCAAAATTCATTGTAGATGACGAAAAAAATGTAATAAGTTGTTGTCCTAACGGAGTCGAACCTGTAGAGTCTTATTATAGTTCAAAATCTTATACAGCCAAATTTGACTCCAGTACATGTGAAAAATGTCCTTTAAATTCACAATGTCCAAAGAAAATATCAAAGAAATTTAATACCATAAGAGTTAGCGAAAAAGCTTATAATACAGCTACTCAAAGAGAAAAAATGCACGAGAGTGAGTATATAAAGCTTGCAAATAAAAGGGCTGGTATAGAAGGTATTCCTTCTGTTTTGAGGAGAAGATATAAAATTGATACCATGCCTATCCGGGGATTATTGCGCTCAAAATTATGGGTTGGATTTAAAATCGCAGCCTATAACTTCAAGAAACTGTTAAAACAGTTTCTTGAAAGTGGCATAGAGTGTTTTCTCAATATAATTGCATGTATAGTTGCTGTAATAATTAACTGTTTTAAATTATATTTTTTAGAATTTGAAGCAAAGCTGTCAAACTAA
- a CDS encoding endonuclease IV — MLKIGCHLSTSKGFKNMGKEALKLEGNTFQFFTRNPRGSKAKAIDEKDVAEFLELAKENNFTTILAHAPYTLNACSADENTRNFAKELMEDDLIRMEYTPNSLYNFHPGSHVKQGVEVGIKYISDMLNEVLKPEQTTTVLLETMAGKGTEIGRTFEELQEILSRVKLSDKMGVCLDTCHVYDAGYDIVNNLDGVLEQFDKIIGLDKLCAIHLNDSMNVFESHKDRHQKIGEGSIGLEAITNIINHPKLRNLPFFLETPNELDGYAKEIALLKSLYNKSI; from the coding sequence ATGTTAAAAATAGGATGTCACTTATCAACTTCAAAAGGATTTAAAAATATGGGAAAAGAAGCTCTTAAATTAGAAGGAAATACATTTCAATTTTTTACTCGAAATCCAAGAGGAAGTAAAGCGAAAGCTATTGATGAAAAAGACGTAGCAGAATTCTTGGAATTGGCAAAAGAAAATAATTTTACTACAATATTAGCACATGCCCCTTATACATTGAATGCTTGCTCAGCGGATGAAAATACAAGAAATTTTGCAAAAGAATTAATGGAAGATGATTTAATTAGAATGGAATATACACCGAACAGTCTTTATAATTTTCATCCAGGCAGCCATGTTAAACAAGGGGTTGAGGTTGGGATTAAATATATTTCTGATATGTTAAATGAGGTGCTAAAACCAGAGCAAACAACAACTGTATTACTTGAAACAATGGCAGGTAAAGGCACTGAAATTGGCCGTACATTTGAGGAATTACAAGAAATTTTAAGTCGTGTAAAATTATCTGATAAGATGGGAGTATGCCTTGATACTTGTCATGTATATGATGCAGGGTACGACATTGTGAATAATTTAGATGGTGTGTTAGAACAATTTGATAAAATAATCGGATTAGATAAATTATGCGCAATACATTTAAATGATAGTATGAATGTATTTGAAAGTCACAAAGATAGACACCAAAAAATTGGAGAAGGTTCTATTGGTTTAGAAGCAATTACAAACATTATAAATCATCCTAAACTACGTAATTTGCCATTTTTCCTTGAAACTCCAAATGAACTTGACGGTTATGCAAAAGAAATAGCATTATTAAAAAGTCTTTACAATAAAAGCATATAA